A region from the Desulfoglaeba alkanexedens ALDC genome encodes:
- a CDS encoding electron transfer flavoprotein subunit alpha has translation MKALVDPRKCTACGVCEGVCPVEAITVTETIAEVSDACTLCGLCVDACEFGALSLPEAGARPVEDLESYRGVWVFAEWRSGVVHPVSRELLGAGRKLADKRGVELAAVLLGHRIEAAAAELLDYGPDVVYVVDHPELARFTDETYAASLVELARRHKPEILLAGATTMGRSFIPRVAALLQTGLTADCTDLDIGENGLLLQTRPAFGGNVMATIVCPNRRPQMATVRPRVMKPAVDRRNGRVEAVTLPERCFEHRVEVLQVIAETDETAKLSEAEVIVTGGRGLQKREHFRMVEELARLLKGAVGASRSVVEEGWIGPSHQVGQTGQTVAPSLYMAIGVSGAIQHIVGMQGSRIIVAVNKDPEAPIFDVATYGVVGDLFQFVPAFIRKVKEERGE, from the coding sequence ATGAAGGCGCTCGTCGATCCCAGGAAATGCACCGCCTGCGGCGTATGCGAAGGCGTCTGCCCGGTGGAGGCCATCACCGTTACGGAAACCATCGCTGAAGTATCCGACGCCTGTACGCTGTGCGGCCTGTGCGTGGATGCCTGCGAATTTGGAGCCCTGTCGCTTCCCGAGGCTGGAGCGCGCCCTGTGGAGGATCTCGAGTCTTACCGCGGGGTCTGGGTTTTCGCCGAATGGCGTAGCGGCGTCGTTCATCCGGTAAGCCGGGAACTCCTGGGCGCAGGCCGAAAGCTCGCGGACAAGCGAGGCGTGGAACTGGCGGCGGTGCTGCTGGGCCACCGGATCGAAGCGGCCGCCGCAGAACTGCTGGATTACGGGCCCGACGTGGTCTACGTGGTGGACCATCCGGAACTGGCGCGCTTCACGGACGAAACCTACGCCGCCTCACTGGTGGAACTGGCCCGCCGGCACAAGCCGGAAATCCTTCTGGCCGGCGCGACCACCATGGGCCGGTCCTTCATCCCCAGGGTGGCCGCCCTCCTGCAAACCGGCCTCACCGCAGACTGCACCGACCTGGATATCGGTGAAAACGGGCTTCTGCTTCAAACCCGCCCGGCCTTCGGCGGAAACGTCATGGCTACCATCGTTTGCCCCAACCGCCGCCCTCAGATGGCCACCGTACGCCCTCGGGTGATGAAGCCGGCGGTGGATCGTCGAAACGGGCGCGTGGAAGCGGTGACGCTTCCGGAACGGTGCTTCGAACACCGCGTGGAAGTGCTCCAGGTCATTGCCGAAACCGATGAAACGGCCAAACTCTCCGAAGCGGAAGTGATCGTCACGGGAGGCCGTGGCCTCCAGAAGCGGGAACATTTCCGGATGGTGGAAGAGCTGGCCCGGCTTCTCAAAGGGGCCGTGGGAGCGTCCCGGAGCGTGGTTGAGGAAGGCTGGATCGGCCCGTCGCACCAAGTGGGACAGACAGGACAGACCGTCGCCCCGAGCCTCTACATGGCCATCGGGGTTTCCGGGGCAATCCAACACATCGTCGGGATGCAGGGTTCCAGGATCATCGTCGCCGTCAACAAGGATCCCGAAGCACCGATTTTCGACGTCGCCACGTATGGCGTGGTGGGGGATCTCTTTCAGTTCGTTCCGGCTTTCATCCGGAAAGTGAAGGAAGAACGCGGCGAATGA
- a CDS encoding electron transfer flavoprotein subunit beta/FixA family protein, which yields MHVVVCIKQVPDAKNVRIDPDTHTLVRQGVDAIINPFDLFAVEAALRLKDACGARVTAVTMGPPQAEEALRDMLSRGVDDALLLSDRAFAGADTWATAGTLAAAVRKIGDVDLIFCGKQAVDGDTAQVGPELATILDIPYATLVKDFELLEGGHLKAVRRTDEGTEIWKLPLPALVTVLRDVGNPRVPSLKHKMRAKKADIPVWGHGDLGLDPDAVGLSGSYTQVVRVFSPPRRSDRILIQGAVEEQVEQLYRYLKEVKVPGL from the coding sequence ATGCACGTCGTCGTTTGTATCAAGCAGGTTCCTGACGCAAAGAACGTACGGATCGATCCCGACACGCACACCCTGGTACGCCAGGGGGTCGATGCCATCATCAACCCTTTTGACCTCTTTGCCGTCGAAGCGGCGCTTCGCCTCAAGGACGCCTGCGGCGCCCGGGTCACCGCCGTGACCATGGGGCCGCCCCAGGCCGAGGAGGCCCTCCGGGACATGCTGTCGCGCGGCGTGGACGACGCCCTCCTTTTGAGCGACCGGGCCTTTGCCGGTGCCGACACCTGGGCCACCGCCGGAACCCTCGCCGCCGCCGTCCGGAAGATCGGCGACGTGGACCTGATCTTCTGCGGCAAGCAGGCGGTGGACGGCGACACCGCTCAGGTGGGGCCCGAACTCGCCACAATCCTCGACATCCCCTATGCGACCCTCGTCAAGGACTTCGAGCTGCTCGAAGGCGGCCACCTGAAGGCGGTCAGGCGTACCGACGAGGGAACCGAGATTTGGAAGCTGCCGCTCCCGGCGCTGGTAACCGTACTTCGGGACGTGGGGAACCCCCGCGTGCCGTCTCTCAAGCACAAGATGCGCGCCAAGAAGGCGGACATCCCCGTATGGGGGCATGGGGACCTGGGCCTGGATCCCGACGCTGTGGGTCTTTCCGGATCGTACACCCAGGTGGTCCGTGTCTTCAGCCCGCCGCGCCGCTCCGATCGCATCCTCATTCAAGGCGCGGTTGAAGAACAGGTCGAACAGCTTTACCGCTACCTCAAGGAAGTCAAGGTTCCAGGTCTATGA